The region TCAAGTTGTTTTATAGTTGCCAAAGAAGctgaatatttattttgtaacgCAATTTGTTTTGCTTCTCTATGGTTTAATCTCAAAGAGATATCCAGGTTTTCTTTCTTCAGATGCTCACACTCAAAGTTGAGCTCTTTTATCTGCTCATTTAGCTCATCAAATTGCTTATAATAAATGTCTATTTCACCATTCAGGTCTGCAATTTTCTGCTTCAAGTGACCTAATTCTGTGGCATCATCATGCTCTTTAGTTTTGTCCAACAATTTCTTATTCTTATGTTCCAGCATTCCTTCAAGTTCTCCAACTGCTAAAAGTAGTTCGGAGTTTGAGTATTGTGTCTTCTGGAGTTGCAATTTAAGATTAGAACTAAACTCTTTTTCATAAGCAAGCTCTTCTTTTATTGCTTCTAACTGCTGCCTAGCTTGTTCAATCTCAGTCTGTAAGGCTTTTGAATTTTTGGTCTCGTTAATGAGGTTTTGCTGCGACATTAGTTGCTCATatttagttttgatcatatttcTCTCGTCTCTGAGGCTGATTATTTGTCTTGACATACTTTGTCCTCGACTGCATTCCTTCTCCATCAGCTTCTGAAGCGATTGTAACTCTAGTTCTGATTCTTCGGCTTTCCTCTTCAGAGAAGCAATTTCACTTCTAAGGTTCTCAATGACATTATCTGAAGGCTCTTGTAATGTTTCTCGAGGATGAGTATCTTCCAGGCTGTTTCTCCAGGAGTCACCTAAACTCCTATCTGATGCTGAACCCAGTGACCCCCTATGCATTTGAGCTCTTGTTGCAATGGCCTCGATAGTTCCTTTGCACGGCATTGAATTCTGCCTCAAGGGTGGTAATAGCTTGGGAAAATCCTGCCAGAGTTACCACAGGAGTGACGCCATTAGATGCTTTAAAAGTCAGGGTTCCATCccttaaaaatactaatattttctgaaattttataatatagattatttattttcttaatttatccTCGTGATCTGTTTAGGAAATTTCCAactttatacaataaaaattgcTAGCTGTGTAAAGTCACAGTATCATGTAGAACCTTACTTCATAAACATTACGAGAATTTTCATCTGCACTGCAAATGCTCAGTAGGTGTCTTGAGCTTCCATTTCCATAATCTTCCCCATTTCTGAAAGTACTGCAACAGGTAAGTAACAAGGAGAGGAATGAAAATCCTGAAACAAAAGGAAATTTGTAGAGATAAATTAACTGGCTGCGTGGTTCATCTTCACCTTTGATCTCTTTGTACCCCTTCCACGTTCTGAATTGTCACCTGTCTCAACATTTGTTATTTGAGGAATAATATTTGGTGTTTGTAATGACATGGTATTAAATAACATGGAAGAAGAAGGGAAAAATAGAAAGGTTTGACGAAGATGAGATTTTGAAAGATGATTAATCATGTGCATGATATGAGGAACATAAGAAACCAGGTGGGGAGGGGAATAGAAGGTACTCACATGTAGGATTGCGCCTGAATTGGCAAACTTCAGAGGTAAGGACACCGTCAGTGGCTCAGTTTCTGCAGCAAAATCAGCAAAGTCAATTGAGGATTCTCCAAGAAAGCCAGATTTTGAAGATCCCTGCAAGAACCTATTATGATTAGACTCTCCAGCCAACATCTTAGTCAGGTAAAGGATAGTATGCAATTAAATCCACTGCTTACGGTTGAAACAACAAAATGGTAGATTTTCTCTTGAAGTTTTCCTGATTTTGCGTCCCTAACAAATTTTACTGATTCAAAAATCGGATTCTCCCATGAACAGGTTCCGTCCTGCACAGCAACTTTCTCTAGTTTCACCGTAGGCTTCCCAACATTATCTGGCACCAAAGCTACCTTCAGCGCAGGCTTTTTCATCTTTGGCACCTGAAAAAATTATACATTGGCATGAAATTCCCAACAATATGTAAGTGTTATCAAACTTACCTGAATCTACAATGTGATGTTGAActaatttcaaactttctgGCAATATTATTTGTTCCTCGTATCCTTATACGACATAATCTTCccttttaaaactttaattgttcaaaatttgatCGCGTAAAACATTTCTTTGAAAGGACAGGAACCCTCCATTTTATTGTGCTGGGTAAaggtataaaatatttgaatttcaatttaatGATGTTAGAGACATGAATAACTTTCAGATGAAAAAGTGtggaagaaagaaataaattctgatcttacatttaaaatatatagttgaaattaaatttaatcagaatattttttaccgttaattattttaatacttttcttCTTCCCCACTTTTTTGGCGTTCCAAGACAAAAATCTTTTGTTAAGTAAATAACACAAGTTCTGTATTATTAACTTAATTCTAGcttttttttaatccaatctcaatagataattaattttaaaaaaatgaactactagattttattcaaaatataaataatttacagtaaatttgttttctaacaCCCACTTCACAGAGATTTACTGGGGtttgataattttgtaacaaaattgaaattgtgttatttttaatgtttgaataaattaaaatcttaaagttgaaatttttttggagAATACAAGAGCATGCAGCTAAGAtatcattacaaaaattaagttattGTCTGATCTTAAAATTGTGTTAAATTCTTTTAGAACTCTCTTCAATCACGGAACTGATTGCTCCCTGAAACCAATAAGAATAATGCAGATGAACGATATCAgattgaaagaaagaaataaaagcaAAGTATAAGACTTAATTAAACTTAGTCTTTCATAGAAATATATCCCAGGTCAGAGAGGGTTTTGTCACTATTTGCATGTTTACAAAAAATCATTCTTCTCTACTAAAAAAAATCTGTTTTTTTGGTGTTATAGTATAAGTAGATTAAGATTATTTACATGTGCTCTAATTCCA is a window of Vigna unguiculata cultivar IT97K-499-35 chromosome 4, ASM411807v1, whole genome shotgun sequence DNA encoding:
- the LOC114181252 gene encoding paramyosin-like isoform X2 gives rise to the protein MKKKKATRKGGKEAARTKKDLGLQHKLKSSEVPKMKKPALKVALVPDNVGKPTVKLEKVAVQDGTCSWENPIFESVKFVRDAKSGKLQEKIYHFVVSTGSSKSGFLGESSIDFADFAAETEPLTVSLPLKFANSGAILHVTIQNVEGVQRDQRNGEDYGNGSSRHLLSICSADENSRNVYEDFPKLLPPLRQNSMPCKGTIEAIATRAQMHRGSLGSASDRSLGDSWRNSLEDTHPRETLQEPSDNVIENLRSEIASLKRKAEESELELQSLQKLMEKECSRGQSMSRQIISLRDERNMIKTKYEQLMSQQNLINETKNSKALQTEIEQARQQLEAIKEELAYEKEFSSNLKLQLQKTQYSNSELLLAVGELEGMLEHKNKKLLDKTKEHDDATELGHLKQKIADLNGEIDIYYKQFDELNEQIKELNFECEHLKKENLDISLRLNHREAKQIALQNKYSASLATIKQLESQVQRLEEKIGKQVDDFSGSLIYINELENQVSDLKREMKVQEEDYQKDFQAMKCAKLEQEEQAIQAEETLIKTIHNNDLACQRFEDEYRSLSAEMTL
- the LOC114181252 gene encoding paramyosin-like isoform X1, which encodes MKKKKATRKGGKEAARTKKDLGLQHKLKSSEVPKMKKPALKVALVPDNVGKPTVKLEKVAVQDGTCSWENPIFESVKFVRDAKSGKLQEKIYHFVVSTGSSKSGFLGESSIDFADFAAETEPLTVSLPLKFANSGAILHVTIQNVEGVQRDQSTFRNGEDYGNGSSRHLLSICSADENSRNVYEDFPKLLPPLRQNSMPCKGTIEAIATRAQMHRGSLGSASDRSLGDSWRNSLEDTHPRETLQEPSDNVIENLRSEIASLKRKAEESELELQSLQKLMEKECSRGQSMSRQIISLRDERNMIKTKYEQLMSQQNLINETKNSKALQTEIEQARQQLEAIKEELAYEKEFSSNLKLQLQKTQYSNSELLLAVGELEGMLEHKNKKLLDKTKEHDDATELGHLKQKIADLNGEIDIYYKQFDELNEQIKELNFECEHLKKENLDISLRLNHREAKQIALQNKYSASLATIKQLESQVQRLEEKIGKQVDDFSGSLIYINELENQVSDLKREMKVQEEDYQKDFQAMKCAKLEQEEQAIQAEETLIKTIHNNDLACQRFEDEYRSLSAEMTL